One window from the genome of Allorhizobium ampelinum S4 encodes:
- a CDS encoding virB8 family protein → MADSNEALRSYFQDGDKWEQEIVKKANRSRTFAWFIALIMSAITLMSLGTLVMLVPLKTFEPYIVEVDKNTGYIEVKTGLTRSANLTDQQAVTQANVVRYIRSREGYDPFAIQQNFGIAALLSTADAAKELQDEWSAANPNNPGRRLGRNKKITVDVKSVTFSNASTALVRFSTTESSESDNITRHYISVVRFRYTDTPERNDWRFENPLGFQVYNYRRDQETVTPGAAG, encoded by the coding sequence ATGGCAGATTCAAATGAAGCTCTCCGGAGCTATTTTCAAGACGGCGACAAGTGGGAACAGGAGATTGTAAAAAAGGCAAATCGCTCAAGGACATTCGCTTGGTTTATCGCCCTGATAATGAGCGCCATCACCCTTATGTCGCTCGGGACGCTGGTGATGTTGGTTCCGCTCAAGACCTTCGAGCCCTACATCGTCGAGGTCGATAAAAATACAGGTTACATCGAGGTCAAGACCGGGCTCACGCGCTCGGCAAACCTCACTGACCAGCAGGCTGTCACTCAGGCCAATGTTGTCCGGTACATCCGCTCACGCGAGGGCTATGACCCGTTTGCCATCCAGCAAAACTTTGGAATTGCCGCGCTTCTTTCCACGGCCGATGCGGCCAAGGAGCTCCAAGACGAATGGAGCGCCGCTAATCCGAACAACCCGGGCAGGCGTTTGGGCAGAAACAAGAAAATCACCGTTGACGTAAAGTCGGTCACGTTCTCGAACGCTAGCACTGCGCTCGTCCGGTTCTCGACAACGGAGAGTTCTGAAAGTGACAATATCACCCGGCACTACATCTCTGTTGTCCGCTTCCGTTATACGGACACACCGGAGCGCAACGATTGGCGGTTTGAAAACCCCCTTGGCTTCCAGGTGTACAACTACCGTCGCGATCAGGAAACGGTTACGCCGGGAGCAGCAGGATGA
- a CDS encoding type IV secretion system protein: MEDFLGGLLDRIEQTGASFTQSAYGVVASEVTPLLTVLLIAYVAYYGLQLIMGTARVSVGEVISRVVRMTLIVAFINSWGNFNTFFYAWLSDTPEDVGRAILAVSNTGITEPTNGLSMIWETANKAAGAFAEQAGYFSVLPAMVGFLIMFGVGVFIAVALAILLLAKVMMWVLLGTAPIFIACLLFQPTRSYGMAWFQSVLMYAIIPLFVYVVAAFLISAMDPELTKVAAAADQRRLQLDDVAAFLLLCAAGAFVLFNIQTLAQGITGGVAAGIGQVARTVGGLTGFSAPAAALTGARSVSGAAGRIGMAARERTHAGMRENIRNASADAMQKSISSNSVPR, translated from the coding sequence ATGGAGGATTTCCTCGGTGGGCTTTTGGATCGGATCGAACAGACGGGCGCTAGCTTTACGCAAAGCGCCTATGGGGTTGTTGCGAGCGAAGTAACGCCGCTTCTAACCGTGCTTTTGATTGCCTACGTCGCCTATTACGGTCTTCAACTGATCATGGGAACTGCGCGTGTCAGCGTTGGGGAGGTGATCAGCCGCGTAGTCAGAATGACGCTGATCGTTGCTTTCATAAACTCATGGGGTAACTTCAACACGTTCTTCTACGCCTGGCTGAGCGATACACCGGAAGACGTGGGACGGGCAATTCTCGCGGTCAGCAATACAGGTATCACAGAGCCGACAAACGGCCTTTCGATGATCTGGGAAACGGCCAACAAGGCGGCGGGGGCCTTTGCTGAACAGGCCGGTTATTTTTCTGTTCTTCCGGCTATGGTCGGTTTTCTGATCATGTTTGGCGTCGGCGTGTTTATCGCCGTCGCTCTTGCGATCCTTTTGCTTGCGAAGGTCATGATGTGGGTGCTGCTAGGAACCGCCCCCATTTTCATCGCATGTTTGTTGTTTCAACCTACGCGAAGCTACGGAATGGCATGGTTCCAAAGTGTGCTGATGTACGCGATTATTCCGTTGTTCGTTTACGTGGTTGCTGCGTTCTTGATCTCCGCAATGGATCCAGAGTTGACGAAAGTCGCTGCAGCGGCCGATCAACGCAGGCTTCAACTCGATGATGTTGCAGCTTTCCTTCTTTTGTGTGCCGCCGGCGCCTTCGTGCTTTTCAACATACAGACACTTGCTCAGGGGATTACGGGGGGTGTCGCAGCCGGGATCGGCCAAGTGGCGCGAACCGTCGGAGGCCTGACGGGCTTCAGTGCCCCCGCTGCTGCACTCACAGGAGCGCGCAGTGTTTCCGGCGCAGCCGGTCGGATCGGGATGGCTGCAAGGGAACGTACCCATGCGGGAATGCGGGAAAATATTCGAAATGCAAGCGCGGACGCGATGCAGAAAAGCATCAGCAGTAACAGCGTGCCACGTTAA
- a CDS encoding type IV secretion system protein, whose amino-acid sequence MKKTIATAFSLALASTAYAQVPTIDNANLKVAQETSKTTTDILDTNKEVLKTVEETLKAVTGDRGSVQSPMQNLAIGNGFSVSQMPSFDSLMSGGVPNFGNMGGDIGKIASTFINGLQLVKNLSGKADSTFSGDKSYEEVMNTVLGVAALVTGSNQAVQQRTQSFQQAGQQIGKAEDIKGSIDQNTQLQVQSGLVLNEMIGVMNGTVQSLNAQNQQRLVDMSNSKKAMTYGD is encoded by the coding sequence ATGAAAAAGACGATCGCAACGGCGTTTTCGCTGGCTCTAGCTTCGACAGCGTACGCTCAGGTCCCCACAATCGACAATGCTAACCTGAAGGTTGCTCAGGAAACATCGAAAACAACGACCGACATCCTCGATACCAACAAGGAGGTTCTTAAGACCGTCGAAGAAACACTTAAGGCCGTAACGGGTGACCGTGGAAGCGTGCAAAGCCCTATGCAGAACCTTGCTATCGGCAATGGCTTCAGTGTCTCCCAGATGCCGTCCTTCGACAGCTTGATGAGCGGTGGCGTACCGAATTTCGGGAACATGGGGGGCGATATCGGCAAAATCGCCTCCACCTTTATCAACGGGCTGCAGTTGGTGAAAAACCTGTCGGGAAAGGCCGATAGCACATTCTCAGGCGACAAGTCCTATGAGGAGGTGATGAACACGGTTCTCGGCGTTGCGGCTTTGGTGACCGGTTCAAACCAGGCGGTACAACAGCGTACCCAATCCTTCCAGCAAGCAGGTCAGCAGATTGGCAAGGCTGAGGATATCAAGGGCTCGATCGATCAGAATACGCAGCTTCAGGTCCAATCCGGGCTGGTGCTAAACGAAATGATCGGCGTCATGAATGGCACAGTCCAGTCGCTCAATGCTCAAAACCAGCAACGTCTTGTCGATATGTCGAACTCGAAGAAGGCGATGACCTACGGTGATTAA
- a CDS encoding lytic transglycosylase domain-containing protein has product MRKSPTLVLLATAMSIGAPSAAFTQVPITDAALTADDTVREKTTDDIKETDKKRHTVSTSVTCSMYKKGKGGDAPSAAQANPEIVGLVKRVAQEEGVDETLFMSLVYQESRFNPCAKSPVGATGLSQLMPGTAKDLGVDPNNIEDNLRGGARYLKQQLKRFNGNTNLALAAYNAGPGNVQKYGGIPPFKETQGYVASITKQWMPQFGGSDTSNIPMNYGGGSTAFSGARDSSMNAMATSQSITESSGNVSSWLQQLGQMQTGTIQDSWDQNSGARNANLEMMNQVIRLGATMAELMNSKNALDLGERSGSSRTSSVKKNDDKDPETVKLCDPALNVEWNEKEQACVQKRERASEMKLMLSTQ; this is encoded by the coding sequence ATGAGGAAAAGTCCCACTCTGGTGCTGCTTGCTACAGCCATGTCGATTGGCGCTCCAAGCGCAGCCTTTACGCAGGTTCCAATCACCGACGCCGCACTAACGGCGGACGACACGGTGAGGGAGAAAACAACCGACGACATCAAGGAAACAGACAAGAAACGCCATACTGTCAGCACCAGCGTCACTTGCTCGATGTACAAAAAAGGCAAGGGAGGCGACGCGCCGTCTGCCGCGCAAGCTAATCCGGAGATCGTCGGCCTCGTAAAGCGCGTTGCCCAGGAAGAGGGCGTAGACGAAACGCTGTTCATGTCTCTTGTCTATCAAGAGAGCCGCTTCAACCCCTGCGCAAAATCACCGGTAGGCGCGACGGGTCTATCGCAGCTTATGCCAGGAACCGCAAAGGACCTCGGCGTTGACCCAAACAACATTGAAGACAACCTTCGGGGCGGCGCGCGGTATCTCAAGCAACAGCTGAAGCGTTTCAACGGGAATACGAACCTCGCTCTGGCCGCTTACAATGCTGGCCCTGGCAACGTGCAGAAGTATGGCGGCATCCCACCATTCAAAGAAACCCAAGGCTATGTCGCGAGCATCACGAAACAATGGATGCCGCAGTTTGGCGGGTCGGATACCTCAAACATTCCGATGAACTATGGAGGAGGCAGCACAGCCTTCTCGGGTGCTCGTGACAGCTCGATGAACGCTATGGCGACGAGCCAGTCCATCACGGAAAGCAGTGGCAATGTCAGTTCGTGGTTGCAGCAGCTCGGGCAGATGCAGACGGGCACGATCCAAGACAGCTGGGACCAGAACTCAGGGGCTCGAAACGCGAATCTCGAAATGATGAATCAGGTCATTCGTCTTGGAGCGACAATGGCTGAACTCATGAACTCGAAGAACGCGCTGGATCTCGGTGAAAGATCCGGCTCGTCTCGCACGAGCTCGGTGAAGAAAAACGACGATAAAGACCCCGAAACGGTGAAGCTCTGTGACCCGGCGCTGAACGTGGAGTGGAACGAGAAGGAACAAGCTTGCGTCCAGAAGAGGGAACGGGCGTCCGAAATGAAACTGATGTTGAGTACACAATAA
- a CDS encoding VirB4 family type IV secretion/conjugal transfer ATPase, with translation MLKVIKEELGFGKVAGNERPMSVHIPYMRHVSDTVIGLENGSLASVIKLDGLFFQTEDQAELNMRSVVQNTMIRALGSSRFSLWSTVIRREVETEIGGTFDQSFCDILNTRYMGQLRKKRMFTNEIYLTIVRSGMRGALGVGDSLKRIFTQSNKDAKTQATREEVTDLEELIGNIVRELSKYGARSLGITYRKKSDDIAKIEGQEEETKGEPYSEPCEFFNSILTGSVSRKMRLPRMGIRNFIGTSRLHFAKRAFHAQAAVDEDSRYGALLSIKEYPPFTGPGMLDGLLQVNHEFILTQSFTLADKPIAQERITRLQRQIRASDEAGTSVESDINFALDSMLNQEAVFGFHHFSLLCISRDLEGLSRCVSELGACLTDMNINWLREDLNLEAAFWAQLPGNHSYIARKAMLSSSNFSGLSSMHNFASGQAERTHWGLPITILETTSQTPYWFNFHRRDIGHFTVTGPTGSGKTVGLSFLLAQAMRVSPTPRAVFFDKDRGAEIFVRAIGGSYEILSPGTPTGFNPLQLENTGPNREFLQRLLKAMLGGRDRRDFTQEDEDIIERAVVRLMEEPAQQRNLTNLGNLLMGRARADANDLYSRLRPWTEGEKAWLFNAPHDVLSFSGRTVFGFDMTSILGNEELRTPALMYLYHRLDELLDGNPVMFFMDEGWQLLLDETFSAFIVDKMKTIRKLNGIVGFGTQSAADIAKSKVSHTLIEQSSTNIHFPNPRADEESYIKRFGLTVKEYNFIKNTPPEKRTFLIKHGNDSVIARLDLSSMPDLVKVLSGRKETIEECAALREQYGDEPENWLAKFCGWENAE, from the coding sequence ATGCTGAAAGTCATCAAAGAAGAGCTAGGATTTGGGAAGGTCGCCGGAAACGAGCGGCCTATGTCCGTTCATATTCCCTACATGCGGCATGTCTCGGACACGGTGATAGGTCTCGAGAATGGATCACTCGCCAGTGTCATCAAGCTCGACGGCTTGTTTTTCCAGACCGAAGACCAGGCCGAATTGAATATGCGATCAGTCGTCCAGAACACGATGATACGCGCGCTCGGCTCAAGCCGGTTTTCCCTATGGTCAACCGTGATCCGTCGCGAGGTCGAGACCGAGATCGGCGGAACGTTTGATCAATCATTCTGCGACATCCTGAATACGCGATACATGGGTCAGCTTCGCAAGAAGCGCATGTTCACCAACGAGATCTACTTGACGATTGTCCGTTCGGGCATGCGCGGCGCGCTTGGTGTTGGCGACTCTCTCAAGCGGATTTTTACGCAGTCCAACAAGGACGCCAAAACACAAGCCACGCGCGAAGAGGTAACGGACCTAGAGGAACTGATCGGGAATATCGTCCGTGAACTGAGTAAATATGGAGCCCGCTCGCTCGGCATAACCTATCGGAAGAAGTCCGATGATATTGCAAAGATCGAGGGGCAGGAGGAAGAGACCAAGGGCGAACCGTATTCCGAGCCCTGCGAATTCTTCAATTCTATCCTCACGGGGAGTGTGTCTCGAAAGATGCGACTGCCGCGCATGGGCATTCGCAACTTCATTGGAACATCTCGTCTCCACTTCGCCAAGCGCGCCTTTCACGCGCAAGCCGCCGTGGACGAAGATTCGCGGTATGGCGCACTGCTGTCCATCAAGGAATACCCTCCTTTCACTGGACCTGGCATGTTGGACGGACTGTTACAGGTGAACCATGAGTTCATCCTGACGCAGTCATTTACCCTTGCAGACAAGCCAATTGCGCAGGAGCGCATAACGCGCCTTCAGAGGCAAATCCGTGCCTCGGATGAAGCTGGGACGTCTGTAGAATCTGACATCAATTTTGCTCTCGACAGTATGCTGAATCAGGAAGCCGTGTTTGGCTTCCACCATTTTTCGCTACTTTGCATTTCCCGGGACCTCGAAGGCTTGAGCCGCTGCGTTTCGGAACTTGGTGCATGCCTCACGGACATGAATATCAACTGGCTGCGTGAAGATCTCAATCTTGAGGCAGCGTTTTGGGCGCAGTTGCCCGGTAACCATTCCTATATTGCTAGAAAGGCGATGCTCTCCAGCTCGAACTTCTCGGGCCTGTCATCAATGCACAATTTCGCCAGTGGTCAGGCGGAACGTACGCATTGGGGCCTTCCCATCACGATCCTTGAGACGACATCGCAGACGCCCTACTGGTTCAATTTCCACCGCCGCGATATCGGGCATTTTACCGTCACAGGACCGACCGGCTCGGGTAAAACTGTCGGTTTGAGTTTCCTGCTCGCGCAGGCCATGCGAGTTTCCCCAACACCCCGCGCCGTCTTTTTTGATAAGGACCGCGGAGCCGAAATCTTCGTTCGAGCCATCGGCGGATCTTACGAGATCCTTTCCCCGGGTACACCAACTGGATTCAATCCGCTCCAGTTGGAGAACACGGGACCAAACAGAGAATTTCTTCAGCGCCTTCTCAAGGCGATGCTCGGTGGACGTGATCGCCGCGACTTCACCCAGGAAGATGAAGATATCATAGAGCGCGCTGTGGTCCGCCTCATGGAAGAACCGGCACAACAGCGAAACCTCACCAACCTTGGCAACCTGCTTATGGGCCGTGCCCGTGCTGATGCCAATGACCTCTATTCTCGACTTCGTCCTTGGACCGAGGGCGAAAAGGCTTGGCTCTTTAACGCTCCACACGATGTGCTGTCCTTCTCTGGCCGGACGGTGTTCGGCTTTGACATGACCAGTATTCTTGGGAACGAAGAACTGCGGACGCCCGCCCTCATGTATCTCTACCATCGGCTTGATGAACTGCTGGATGGCAATCCGGTCATGTTCTTCATGGACGAAGGCTGGCAGCTGCTCCTCGATGAAACTTTCAGCGCGTTCATTGTCGACAAAATGAAGACCATTCGTAAGCTCAACGGCATCGTGGGCTTTGGCACTCAATCGGCCGCCGACATTGCAAAGTCGAAGGTCTCTCACACGCTCATTGAGCAGTCTTCCACGAACATTCATTTCCCGAACCCGCGTGCAGACGAAGAGAGCTACATCAAGCGCTTCGGTCTCACGGTGAAGGAATACAACTTCATCAAGAACACCCCGCCCGAAAAGCGAACCTTCCTGATCAAGCACGGCAATGACTCAGTCATCGCCCGGCTCGACCTTTCGAGCATGCCCGATCTCGTCAAGGTCCTGTCCGGGCGTAAGGAGACGATCGAGGAGTGCGCCGCACTCCGCGAACAATATGGAGACGAGCCGGAAAACTGGTTGGCTAAATTTTGCGGATGGGAGAATGCTGAATGA
- a CDS encoding type IV secretion system protein VirB3: MSEFSDEKPALTPLVIGLTRSPTLWGVPYMAVVLIIGLTIIGWLASNHLAALLLAPVGYLVLFSLCTWDAKILDVLQVSSRKTPRTPNKRFWGTNSYGP, encoded by the coding sequence TTGAGCGAGTTCTCGGATGAGAAGCCGGCGCTCACGCCTTTGGTGATCGGTCTGACCCGATCACCAACCCTATGGGGCGTGCCATACATGGCGGTGGTGCTGATCATCGGCCTCACCATCATCGGATGGCTTGCGTCGAACCATCTCGCGGCACTTCTGCTCGCGCCTGTGGGCTATCTCGTCCTTTTCTCGCTTTGCACATGGGACGCGAAAATTCTCGACGTGCTTCAGGTTTCGTCACGCAAGACACCCCGCACTCCCAATAAGCGCTTTTGGGGCACCAACTCGTACGGACCATAA
- a CDS encoding TrbC/VirB2 family protein — MKKVKLGQSQAVKMIALLGVVAAVQIVGAELAFAQGAGGGGSGAFGPIQTAVQMIVDFITGPFGRLLAIIAVIALGFMAFAGRLSWFTAGAVVIGIGLVFGAPAIVDQMISSVGGQ; from the coding sequence ATGAAAAAGGTGAAGTTGGGTCAATCCCAGGCGGTTAAGATGATCGCGCTTCTTGGCGTGGTCGCGGCGGTGCAGATCGTCGGCGCGGAGTTGGCGTTTGCCCAAGGGGCAGGCGGCGGAGGCAGTGGTGCTTTCGGCCCTATCCAGACCGCCGTGCAGATGATCGTGGATTTCATCACTGGCCCATTTGGCCGGTTGTTGGCGATCATTGCCGTTATCGCCCTGGGCTTCATGGCATTTGCCGGTCGTTTGTCTTGGTTTACAGCCGGCGCGGTCGTTATTGGTATCGGCCTCGTCTTCGGCGCTCCGGCCATTGTTGATCAGATGATTTCTTCGGTGGGCGGGCAGTAA
- a CDS encoding lytic transglycosylase domain-containing protein: MENRARMAGFSGTTVLLGTALVALWSANFAYAQDAVKNTRIASAYNGSEASGSPSLATNFAERWAGEAVPAKEFVLGADGVVKDANKQNSTTETAASPDTNIGATETPYVDVTGSIGGSPTASRATGSLSQIGAGNVLASPVMGAKECGASPMTPDEIKALVVETARRHQVDEGFAVAITWAESRFDVVRNSPKGARGPMQLIPDTATRFGVVDICDPRQNIEGGIKYLRFLLDEFQNPLLVAAAYNSGENRIYEYGGVPPFQETVGYVAKVLNFQLGLPMPVGKRKAGNVVREAAATNTANGSGVIAVEKTGKFVGGVMHF; encoded by the coding sequence ATGGAAAACAGGGCTCGCATGGCAGGCTTTTCAGGCACCACCGTCCTTTTGGGGACAGCTCTCGTCGCGCTGTGGTCGGCCAACTTTGCATATGCCCAAGATGCTGTAAAAAATACCAGAATAGCTAGCGCATACAATGGAAGCGAAGCGTCTGGATCACCGTCACTTGCAACCAATTTCGCTGAAAGATGGGCTGGCGAGGCTGTTCCAGCGAAAGAATTTGTCTTGGGCGCTGATGGCGTAGTGAAGGACGCGAACAAGCAAAACAGCACGACCGAGACTGCGGCTTCACCAGATACTAATATTGGCGCAACAGAAACGCCGTATGTGGATGTGACAGGATCAATAGGCGGCTCTCCGACTGCTTCTCGTGCGACCGGTTCACTTAGCCAAATTGGCGCAGGAAACGTGTTAGCTTCGCCCGTAATGGGGGCAAAAGAGTGTGGCGCATCTCCGATGACGCCGGACGAGATCAAAGCTTTGGTTGTAGAGACCGCGCGCCGCCATCAGGTTGATGAGGGGTTTGCTGTGGCAATCACTTGGGCCGAAAGCAGGTTTGACGTGGTTCGCAACTCTCCCAAAGGAGCTCGTGGCCCCATGCAGCTTATCCCCGATACCGCAACGAGGTTCGGCGTCGTTGATATCTGCGATCCACGGCAGAACATCGAGGGTGGCATCAAGTATCTCCGGTTTCTGCTCGATGAGTTTCAAAATCCTCTGCTCGTAGCCGCTGCATACAACAGCGGCGAGAACCGGATCTACGAATATGGCGGCGTTCCGCCCTTTCAGGAGACGGTCGGGTACGTAGCAAAAGTCCTCAATTTTCAGCTTGGTCTTCCGATGCCTGTGGGCAAGCGGAAGGCCGGAAATGTCGTCCGTGAGGCAGCGGCGACGAATACGGCCAACGGTAGCGGGGTAATTGCCGTTGAGAAAACCGGCAAGTTTGTCGGTGGCGTGATGCACTTCTAA
- a CDS encoding thermonuclease family protein has protein sequence MRRIALLMAALMPSWAIAAPEGYFDLKPDGITLETGDTWVSNGERFRLYGIQSCLRGTNYTDAHGNTRDCGEASLAVLAAYIKDTQPICAPVAKANNISYVICYATVGSQRLDLGQVLVSSGYAFAALKSDGLPYHVPYSVAEQMAQQKKAGLWQFKDVQHPSITLSREANQRARKAEQ, from the coding sequence ATGAGGCGGATAGCTCTTCTTATGGCGGCATTGATGCCTTCCTGGGCTATCGCAGCCCCGGAGGGCTATTTCGATTTAAAGCCAGACGGGATAACGCTCGAGACCGGAGACACATGGGTGTCCAATGGAGAGCGGTTCCGTCTCTATGGCATACAGTCATGTTTGCGCGGCACCAACTATACCGATGCCCACGGTAATACTCGCGATTGCGGCGAGGCGTCCCTTGCTGTTCTTGCCGCGTATATCAAGGACACACAGCCGATTTGCGCACCAGTCGCTAAGGCAAACAACATTTCATATGTCATTTGTTACGCGACCGTTGGGAGCCAGCGGCTGGATCTAGGGCAGGTTCTCGTCAGCAGTGGGTACGCGTTTGCTGCATTGAAGAGCGACGGACTTCCATATCATGTCCCCTACTCTGTGGCCGAACAGATGGCCCAGCAGAAAAAGGCGGGTCTCTGGCAGTTCAAAGACGTCCAGCACCCGTCGATCACCCTCAGCCGAGAAGCCAATCAGCGCGCCAGGAAGGCGGAGCAATGA
- a CDS encoding thermonuclease family protein, which produces MKHIPLFGVIIAAIATPSMAADLQYYTPRYSGRVAPPVDSAPVRLPVFKGVVTVLDGRTLWYGSLGRGYKVRLASIDACELPQWALHPKWVDRTKNQAPMPVPCGPLAKAWLKRTIGNKVTVCTTLGYGNDGIPLAQCTVKGRDVATEMLRVGWARVDSPYANQQYLSYQHDAMAARYGMWGTYVLDMNEWRRKAVDKTLERRPLADFNLLAERKSEISPPFADARNKPKRTDR; this is translated from the coding sequence ATGAAACATATTCCCCTGTTCGGCGTCATTATCGCTGCGATTGCCACACCTTCAATGGCCGCCGACCTACAATACTATACCCCGCGCTACTCGGGGCGCGTTGCACCACCCGTCGATTCCGCGCCCGTCAGGTTGCCGGTCTTCAAAGGCGTTGTAACCGTTCTGGACGGCCGCACTCTTTGGTATGGCTCTCTCGGACGTGGCTATAAGGTCCGCCTCGCGAGTATCGATGCATGCGAGCTCCCGCAATGGGCTCTCCACCCCAAGTGGGTAGACCGGACAAAGAACCAAGCGCCTATGCCGGTTCCCTGTGGCCCGCTTGCAAAAGCTTGGTTGAAGCGAACCATTGGCAACAAGGTGACGGTCTGCACGACGCTTGGGTATGGGAATGATGGCATTCCTCTCGCTCAATGCACGGTCAAAGGCCGAGACGTGGCGACGGAAATGCTGCGCGTAGGCTGGGCGCGAGTGGATTCCCCCTACGCCAACCAACAGTACCTTTCCTATCAGCACGATGCCATGGCCGCCCGTTATGGAATGTGGGGCACCTACGTGCTCGACATGAACGAATGGCGGCGCAAAGCGGTTGATAAGACCCTTGAGCGGCGACCTCTGGCGGATTTCAACCTTTTGGCAGAACGAAAAAGCGAAATCTCGCCGCCGTTTGCTGACGCACGCAACAAACCTAAGAGGACAGATCGATAG
- a CDS encoding recombinase family protein, whose translation MTTFLGYARVSKSDGTQVHDLQRDALIAAGVDRDNIYEDSASGKKDDRPGLTSCLKALRAGDTLLVWKLDRLGRDLRHLVNLVDELTKRNIGLKVLAGEGATIDTSTANGRLVFGIFAALAEFERALIVERTKAGLEAARARGRNGGRPFKMTAAKLRLAQAAMGKPETKVGELCAELGVTRQTLYRFVGPEGNIRQDGEKLLARRKKGS comes from the coding sequence GTGACAACGTTTTTAGGATATGCCCGTGTCTCGAAATCTGACGGCACACAAGTTCACGATCTACAGCGAGACGCTCTAATTGCGGCAGGCGTTGACCGTGACAATATTTATGAGGACTCGGCTTCCGGGAAAAAAGATGATCGACCGGGGCTCACCTCATGCCTAAAGGCCCTTAGGGCTGGCGATACGCTTCTTGTCTGGAAACTCGATCGACTCGGCCGCGATCTCCGTCACCTGGTTAACTTGGTCGATGAACTCACCAAGCGGAATATTGGTCTCAAGGTGCTTGCTGGCGAAGGCGCAACGATCGACACTTCGACAGCCAACGGCCGGCTCGTGTTCGGCATATTTGCGGCGTTAGCGGAATTCGAACGGGCACTGATCGTCGAGCGGACAAAGGCCGGACTTGAGGCGGCGAGGGCACGCGGGCGTAACGGCGGCCGGCCATTCAAAATGACAGCTGCAAAACTTCGACTTGCGCAGGCGGCGATGGGGAAGCCGGAAACGAAGGTTGGCGAACTATGCGCCGAACTTGGGGTGACGAGACAGACCCTCTATCGGTTCGTAGGCCCGGAGGGAAATATTCGACAAGATGGGGAGAAACTATTGGCGCGGCGGAAAAAAGGGTCGTGA